One part of the Aspergillus luchuensis IFO 4308 DNA, chromosome 5, nearly complete sequence genome encodes these proteins:
- the erg1 gene encoding squalene monooxygenase erg1 (BUSCO:EOG09261M4S;~COG:I;~EggNog:ENOG410PHHY;~InterPro:IPR013698,IPR040125,IPR036188,IPR006076;~PFAM:PF08491;~TransMembrane:5 (i28-47o372-389i401-421o427-443i455-475o);~go_component: GO:0016021 - integral component of membrane [Evidence IEA];~go_function: GO:0004506 - squalene monooxygenase activity [Evidence IEA];~go_function: GO:0016491 - oxidoreductase activity [Evidence IEA];~go_function: GO:0050660 - flavin adenine dinucleotide binding [Evidence IEA];~go_process: GO:0016126 - sterol biosynthetic process [Evidence IEA];~go_process: GO:0055114 - oxidation-reduction process [Evidence IEA]): MAAAVVANGHTTPSADVAKQRRLIHHHADVVIVGAGILGCALAVALGRQGRSVLLLEASMKEPDRIVGELLQPGGVEALGKLGLADCLEDIDAIPAKGYYVSYFGKPVSFAYPKPSPSSPAPQGRCFHHGRFVMKLRAAALACPNITVVETKATDLVTCSHTKQVLGVECVTGDMKDCYFGHLTVVADGYASKFRKQYHSNTPKVRSRFWGLELIDADLPMPYHGHVLLSDNAPILVYQIGTHETRILIDIPENLPSASVKNGGVKNHLRNVVLPSLPESIRPSFVAALDKGQLRSMPNSYLPSAPNKTPGLVILGDALNMRHPLTGGGMTVAFNDVVVLRDLLSPEKVPTLANHEQVLRQLSSFHWQRKKASSVINILAQALYALFAAKDENMRALQRGCFRYFELGMTSGPIGLLGGLIKKPDVLFWHFFSVAFLSLWLVITEHPFYMLPLAFLKCIMVFWTACVVIFPYMLIEAFC; the protein is encoded by the exons ATGGCCGCCGCTGTTGTCGCCAATGGCCATACCACCCCCTCTGCCGATGTCGCCAAACAGCGCAGGCTAATTCACCACCATGCCGATGTCGTGATTGTGGGCGCTGGAATACTGGGATGTGCATTGGCGGTGGCACTTGGAAGACAAGGGCGCAGCGTCCTACTGTTGGAGGCGTCCATGAAGGAGCCTGACCGGATCGTCGGAGAGTTGCTACAGCCTGGCGGTGTCGAGGCGCTTGGGAAATTGGGTCTTGCCGATTGTCTGGAAGACATTGACGCCATCCCAGCCAAGGGCTACTATGTGTCGTACTTTGGGAAACCCGTCTCGTTCGCCTACCCCAAGCCCTCCCCGTCGTCGCCCGCCCCGCAAGGGCGTTGTTTCCACCATGGCCGCTTTGTCATGAAGCTGCGAGCTGCCGCGCTGGCCTGTCCCAACATCACGGTCGTAGAGACCAAGGCCACCGACTTGGTCACTTGCTCCCACACCAAGCAGGTTCTTGGTGTCGAGTGTGTGACCGGCGACATGAAGGATTGCTACTTTGGCCATCTGACGGTGGTGGCAGATGGCTACGCCTCCAAATTCCGCAAGCAATACCACTCCAACACCCCTAAGGTCCGGTCCAGGTTCTGGGGCTTGGAGTTGATCGATGCAGACCTTCCCATGCCTTACCATGGCCACGTCCTCCTTAGCGACAATGCCCCTATCCTCGTCTACCAAATCGGCACCCACGAAACCcgcatcctcatcgacatcCCTGAGAACCTCCCATCGGCCTCCGTCAAGAACGGCGGTGTCAAGAACCACCTTCGCAACGTCGTGCTCCCGTCCCTTCCCGAATCTATTCGGCCTTCATTCGTTGCTGCGTTGGACAAGGGTCAGCTGCGCTCTATGCCAAACTCATATCTTCCTAGTGCGCCGAACAAAACTCCCGGTCTGGTCATTCTGGGAGATGCGCTCAACATGCGGCATCCGCTGACCGGTGGAGGAATGACCGTCGCATTCAACGACGTCGTGGTCCTACGTGACCTGCTCAGCCCGGAGAAGGTCCCCACTCTCGCTAATCATGAGCAAGTCCTGCGACAGCTGTCCTCCTTCCACTGGCAACGGAAGAAAGCATCCTCAGTCATCAACATCTTAGCGCAGGCTCTCTATGCCCTGTTCGCTGCCAAAG ACGAAAATATGCGTGCTCTCCAACGAGGCTGCTTCCGTTACTTCGAGCTAGGAATGACCAGCGGCCCAATAGGTCTTCTAGGTGGGCTGATCAAAAAGCCAGATGTTCTGTTCTGGCATTTCTTCAGTGtcgcctttctctctctctggcTCGTCATCACCGAGCACCCCTTTTACATGCTGCCTCTGGCCTTCCTGAAATGCATCATGGTTTTCTGGACCGCTTGCGTTGTAATTTTCCCCTACATGCTGATAGAGGCATTCTGCTAA
- a CDS encoding uncharacterized protein (COG:S;~EggNog:ENOG410PK4I;~InterPro:IPR039896,IPR012916;~PFAM:PF07808) → MNNDQFRRLVLDNPSSKPAAKSTSPDASSPSQQQPRKSIGNATPAAGALGSRLRSSIPMTPRALTNVDFARQLAEYRREAQPASKKFKSSAAPKGTKLPSGYQDRAALLRQKEEAEEGGDSGGDVSDLEKRVKALEEMVKLGQIDQGTFEKLRAEMGVGGDLKSTHMVKGLDWELLRRVKGGEDVDVLEKEGEKGEGKEKEDVADVDEELDRVLGEKGEGVDALTAAPKENKEKKKGVMAQRKSRDEILRELKASRAAAAAEAAKPAEPALGTKFKRIGGESKAEKKRWVEQDENGRRKEILQITDAEGKTKRKVRWLDKPGEVGGGAGDGPAGLLMPDKDAKPLGMEVPAEVATKAPAPAEDDDDDIFAGVGDDYNPLGDLPDDDDSSDESEDGEKPKVTEPAPATGDTKKPEVTTSRPRNYFSTSTTDEVPEVDRSNPLAKDPTLLAALKRAAALRQSEEAGAANADAEDVDDETALRRKRFLEEARRREALDAMDMDMGFGGSRNDDDEEDEEVVLETEGRGGKKRKRGPKKKKGDKDSVTDVMRVLEGRKKE, encoded by the exons ATGAACAACGACCAATTCCGTCGCCTTGTCCTCGACAACCCTTCCTCCAAACCCgccgccaaatccaccagtcCAGAtgcatcctctccatcccaacaacaaccgcgCAAAAGCATCGGCAATGCGACCCCCGCAGCCGGCGCTCTGGGCTCGCGCCTCCGCTCCAGCATCCCCATGACACC TCGCGCCTTGACAAACGTCGACTTTGCGCGCCAACTAGCCGAATACCGCCGCGAAGCCCAACCCGCTTCCAAGAAGTTCAaatcctccgccgcccccaAGGGAACGAAACTACCGTCCGGATATCAAGATCGGGCTGCATTGTTGcgccagaaggaagaagcggaagaagggggggatAGTGGCGGCGATGTGTCGGATTTGGAGAAGCGTGTCAAggcgttggaggagatggtcaaATTAGGACAGATTGACCAGGGGACGTTTGAGAAGTTGCGGGCTgagatgggggtgggtggtgattTGAAGAGTACGCATATGGTCAAGGGGCTGGATTGGGAGTTGCTGAGGAGGGTTAAGGGgggtgaggatgttgatgtcttggaaaaggaaggggagaagggtgaggggaaggagaaagaagatgtggcagatgtggatgaggagttggatCGGGTTTTGGGAGAAAAGGGCGAGGGGGTGGATGCATTGACTGCTGCCCCGAAGGAGAataaagagaagaagaagggggtcATGGCTCAGAGAAAATCAAGAGACGAGATTCTCAGGGAGTTGAAGGCCAGtcgggctgctgctgcggctgaggCGGCGAAGCCGGCTGAGCCCGCGTTGGGGACTAAGTTCAAGAGGATCGGGGGAGAGTctaaggcggagaagaagcgttGGGtggagcaggatgagaatgggCGAAGGAAGGAGATTCTACAGATCACGGACGCGGAGGgcaagacgaagaggaaggtgagaTGGCTAGATAAGCCTGgtgaggttggtggtggtgctggtgatggGCCTGCTGGGTTATTGATGCCGGATAAGGATGCGAAGCCGTTAGGCATGGAGGTTCCAGCAGAGGTTGCCACTAAGGCTCCCGCgccggcggaggatgatgacgatgatattTTTGCTGGCGTCGGAGATGACTATAACCCGCTTGGTGATCTACCAGATGACGACGATTCGTCGGATGAGAGTGAAGATGGCGAGAAGCCAAAGGTCACAGAACCAGCTCCTGCTACCGGTGATACGAAGAAACCGGAGGTGACAACAAGCCGGCCTCGAAATTACTTTTCTACGTCTACAACGGATGAAGTTCCTGAGGTGGACCGGTCGAACCCATTGGCTAAAGATCCTACTCTACTGGCGGCCCTGAAACGAGCTGCTGCATTACGACAATCCGAGGAGGCTGGTGCTGCCAatgctgatgctgaagaTGTCGACGACGAGACGGCGCTTCGACGAAAGAGGTTCCTGGAGGAGGCGCGTCGGCGGGAAGCCCTGGATGCCATGGATATGGACATGGGCTTTGGAGGAAGTCgcaatgacgacgacgaggaagacgaggaagtggTACTGGAGACCGAGGGACGCggcgggaagaagaggaaacgagggccgaagaagaagaagggcgacAAGGACAGTGTGACGGATGTGATGCGTGtgctggaggggaggaaaaaggagTGA
- a CDS encoding uncharacterized protein (COG:S;~EggNog:ENOG410Q2T4;~SECRETED:SignalP(1-21)) translates to MYSFKAFTLLSTLLLAGVGSARLSTTIGLETDEGSHSVQIPFDDCTQVGQFEVRGVFLSKTCRLFTGVGCTGRNTLLQPGEHTSSEPVYVDSVLCYP, encoded by the exons ATGTATTCTTTCAAAGCCTTCACTCTATTGAGCACGCTGCTTCTGGCTGGGGTTGGGAGTGCGAGGTTGAGTACGACT ATCGGTCTTGAGACAGACGAAGGCAGCCACTCGGTTCAGATCCCCTTCGATGACTGTACTCAGGTTGGGCAGTT TGAAGTTCGAGGCGTGTTCCTCTCAAAGACGTGTCGTCTTTTCAC TGGAGTAGGCTGCACCGGACGAAACACCCTCCTGCAGCCTGGTGAACATACCTCGTCGGAGCCGGTTTATGTCGATAGTGTGCTGTGCTACCCGTGA
- a CDS encoding uncharacterized protein (CAZy:GH1;~COG:G;~EggNog:ENOG410PKAP;~InterPro:IPR033132,IPR017853,IPR001360;~PFAM:PF00232;~go_function: GO:0004553 - hydrolase activity, hydrolyzing O-glycosyl compounds [Evidence IEA];~go_process: GO:0005975 - carbohydrate metabolic process [Evidence IEA]): protein MGSATTSTLPPDFLWGFATASYQIEGAVAEDGRGPSIWDTFCKIPGKIAGGANGDIACDSYHRTAEDIALLKECGAQAYRFSISWSRIIPLGGRNDPINEKGIQHYVKFVDDLLAAGITPLVTLFHWDLPDELDKRYGGLLNKEEFVADFAHYARVMFQALGSKVKHWITFNEPWCSSVLGYNVGQFAPGRTSDRSKSAEGDSSRECWIVGHNILVAHGAAVKIYREEFKGRDGGEIGITLNGDWAEPWDPENPADIEACDRKIEFAISWFADPIYHGKYPDSMVKQLGDRLPRWTAEDIALVHGSNDFYGMNHYCANYIKAKTGEADPHDTAGNLEILLQNKKGEFIGPETQSAWLRPYALGFRKLLNWLSDRYGQPKIYVTENGTSLKGENDLPVEELLKDEFRTQYFRDYIAAMADAYTLDGVNVRAYMAWSLMDNFEWAEGYETRFGSTYVDYEHGQKRIPKDSAKQIGQIFSQYIEKTV, encoded by the exons ATGGGTTCTGCAACAACCTCAACTTTGCCTCCGGACTTTCTCTGGGGTTTCGCAACTGCCAG CTATCAAATCGAAGGCGCCGTAGCCGAAGACGGCCGTGGTCCATCCATCTGGGACACATTCTGCAAGATCCCGGGCAAGATAGCCGGAGGCGCCAACGGAGACATAGCATGCGACTCATACCACCGCACAGCGGAAGACATCGCACTGCTAAAAGAATGCGGCGCCCAGGCCTACCGCTTTTCAATCTCATG GTCGCGCATCATCCCCCTGGGAGGCCGCAACGACCCCATCAACGAAAAGGGAATCCAACACTACGTCAAATTCGTCGACGATCTCCTAGCAGCGGGGATCACACCCCTTGTGACACTCTTCCACTGGGATCTGCCCGATGAACTCGACAAGCGGTACGGTGGACTCCTGAACAAGGAGGAATTCGTTGCCGATTTCGCACACTACGCTCGAGTCATGTTCCAGGCCCTGGGCTCAAAAGTCAAGCATTGGATTACCTTCAATGAGCCGTGGTGTAGTAGTGTTCTTGGGTATAATGTCGGGCAATTTGCTCCGGGTCGGACAAGTGATCGGAGTAAGAGCGCCGAGGGGGATAGCTCGAGGGAGTGCTGGATCGTGGGACATAATATTCTTGTGGCTCATGGGGCTGCGGTGAAGATCTATCGCGAGGAGTTTAAAGGTAGGGATGGTGGGGAGATAGGTATTACGCTTAAcg GAGATTGGGCCGAGCCCTGGGACCCCGAGAACCCAGCGGACATCGAAGCGTGCGACCGCAAGATCGAATTCGCCATCTCATGGTTCGCCGACCCCATTTACCACGGAAAGTATCCAGACAGCATGGTTAAGCAGCTGGGGGACCGACTCCCCCGCTGGACCGCAGAAGACATCGCTCTCGTTCACGGCAGCAATGATTTCTACGGCATGAACCACTACTGCGCCAACTACATCAAAGCCAAAACCGGCGAAGCGGATCCCCACGATACCGCTGGAAATCTGGAAATCCTGCTCCAGAACAAGAAGGGCGAGTTCATCGGCCCAGAGACACAGTCTGCGTGGTTGAGACCGTATGCACTTGGGTTCCGGAAGCTGTTGAATTGGCTGAGTGATCGGTACGGTCAGCCGAAGATCTATGTTACGGAGAATGGGACGAGCTTGAAGGGCGAGAATGACTTgccggtggaggagctgctgaAGGATGAGTTTCGGACGCAGTATTTCCGTGATTATATTGCTGCTATGGCTGATGCCTATACGTTGGATGGGGTGAATGTGCGGGCTTATATGGCTTGGAGTCTGATGGA TAACTTCGAATGGGCTGAAGGTTACGAGACCCGGTTTGGGTCGACCTACGTCGACTATGAGCATGGCCAGAAGAGGATTCCGAAGGACAGTGCGAAACAGATCGGCCAGATATTCAGCCAGTATATCGAGAAGACAGTATAA
- a CDS encoding uncharacterized protein (CAZy:AA1;~COG:Q;~EggNog:ENOG410PJMK;~InterPro:IPR008972,IPR001117,IPR011706,IPR033138, IPR002355,IPR011707;~PFAM:PF00394,PF07731,PF07732;~SECRETED:SignalP(1-23);~go_function: GO:0005507 - copper ion binding [Evidence IEA];~go_function: GO:0016491 - oxidoreductase activity [Evidence IEA];~go_process: GO:0055114 - oxidation-reduction process [Evidence IEA]): protein MKWSQLNTLVLPVLSCLVQLSSSRIVDFRLDLTWEDSNVAGISRKAIHTNGQVPAPNLRVNQGDQVRVLVNNSMPFGTTVHWHGIPQYGTPWSDGVPGLNQEMIKPGEQFYYEWTATDYGSYAYHAHTRAQMDDGLYGAIYVEPRADVQRPFSKISSIPYELQAMLQAEKNTHPIMLSDWRAFTSEETLQIEEDSGVQATCTNAILVNGKGSVICPPQDHINDLTRSGEWTALSSAGNATMSDMGCMPPLKARLGGFPFDVSKIPPGYYQGCVPTVGEQEVLSVDPRTRYVSYDLISLPGTSNLVFSIDEHPMYLYAVDGRYVDPLVVDAINVYAGSRYSVLVKLDQPISIYTVRVANKFANQIINGTALMSYSGSNPSQFNTSTRYINEVGTAAGINGTIILDEAQIVPFEQEAPAPEPDQTQILQVNLYNASYRWTLGEASYPMANEDLTPPALFNYSSIPAEYTVKTKNNTWVDIIFNMTSIGQPQHPIHKHSNKFFVLGWGAGVWRWSTVAEAMKEIPDSLNLVNPQLRDTFQTPASTPNHSWLAIRYHVVNPGPFFMHCHLSMHESGGLAVALLDGVDAWPTVPDRYQLPALADPAGNTPATHGLMDHPGFD from the exons ATGAAGTGGTCCCAGCTCAACACGCTGGTTCTGCCAGTCCTGTCATGCCTCGTCCaactctcctcttcccgcaTCGTGGATTTCAGACTCGACTTGACATGGGAGGATAGCAATGTTGCGGGTATCTCCCGTAAGGCAATCCACACCAATGGCCAAGTCCCAGCACCAAATCTCCGCGTGAACCAAGGCGACCAGGTGAGAGTTCTGGTCAACAACTCCATGCCATTCGGCACCACAGTCCACTGGCACG GTATCCCTCAGTATGGCACCCCATGGTCAGACGGGGTCCCGGGCCTCAACCAAGAAATGATCAAGCCTGGTGAGCAATTCTACTATGAATGGACGGCCACCGATTACGGCTCCTACGCCTATCATGCCCACACCAGAGCCCAGATGGACGACGGTCTCTATGGTGCCATCTATGTAGAACCGCGTGCAGACGTGCAGAGACCGTTTAGCAAGATCAGCAGCATCCCGTATGAACTCCAAGCCATGCTGCAAGCTGAAAAGAACACCCATCCAATCATGCTCTCCGATTGGCGAGCTTTCACGTCCGAGGAGACTTTGCAAATCGAAGAAGACTCTGGAGTTCAGGCGACCTGTACTAATGCCATCCTGGTCAATGGTAAAGGGTCGGTTATCTGCCCCCCGCAGGACCACATCAATGACCTCACCCGATCGGGTGAATGGACTGCGCTTTCAAGCGCAGGAAATGCAACCATGTCTGATATGGG CTGCATGCCACCCCTTAAAGCCCGTCTGGGCGGGTTCCCGTTCGACGTGAGCAAGATTCCGCCGGGGTACTACCAGGGTTGTGTACCGACCGTTGGTGAGCAAGAAGTGCTTTCCGTCGACCCGAGGACCCGATACGTCAGCTACGACCTCATCAGCCTACCTGGCACGTCCAACTTGGTTTTCTCCATCGATGAACATCCTATGTATCTCTATGCGGTCGATGGCCGCTATGTCGATCCCCTGGTGGTCGATGCTATCAATGTGTACGCCGGATCGCGGTACTCGGTCCTTGTGAAGCTAGACCAACCCATTAGCATATATACCGTCCGCGTTGCTAACAAGTTCGCAAACCAAATCATCAACGGCACCGCCCTGATGTCCTACTCTGGCTCCAATCCAAGCCAGTTCAACACCTCTACACGTTACATCAACGAAGTCGGTACCGCGGCTGGTATCAACGGCACTATCATTCTCGACGAGGCCCAAATCGTCCCATTTGAACAGGAGGCGCCTGCTCCCGAGCCAGACCAGACCCAGATCCTTCAAGTCAACCTCTATAACGCCTCCTATCGCTGGACCCTCGGCGAAGCCAGTTATCCCATGGCCAATGAGGATCTCACTCCCCCTGCACTTTTCAACTACTCCTCAATCCCGGCCGAATACACTGTCAAAACTAAGAACAACACCTGGGTAGACATTATCTTCAATATGACCTCGATCGGGCAGCCGCAGCACCCGATCCACAAACACTCCAACAAATTCTTTGTCCTTGGGTGGGGCGCCGGGGTATGGAGGTGGTCTACTGTGGCTGAGGCAATGAAAGAAATCCCTGATAGTCTCAACTTGGTGAATCCTCAACTCCGCGACACCTTCCAGACGCCGGCATCGACACCGAACCATAGCTGGTTAGCGATCCGCTATCATGTGGTCAACCCCGGTCCGTTCTTTATGCACTGTCATCTGTCTATGCACGAGAGCGGTGGATTAGCTGTGGCCCTGTTAGATGGGGTGGATGCGTGGCCGACGGTACCAGACCGGTACCAGTTGCCAGCGTTGGCGGACCCGGCGGGGAACACCCCGGCAACGCATGGATTGATGGATCATCCTGGCTTTGACTGA
- a CDS encoding carbonic anhydrase (COG:P;~EggNog:ENOG410PNV3;~InterPro:IPR036874,IPR015892,IPR001765;~PFAM:PF00484;~go_function: GO:0004089 - carbonate dehydratase activity [Evidence IEA];~go_function: GO:0008270 - zinc ion binding [Evidence IEA];~go_process: GO:0015976 - carbon utilization [Evidence IEA]): MTDGTFGAPVRPSRGGCLHCLQAWKWQENLPRIPAGRRKGVPLCQLRLLHSIQIQLSDRNIIANPPSNHFSPASAIMASTTSTDRFTSALHQNKDWAAQIAKEDPSLFPTLAVGQHPEILWIGCSDSRCPETTLLGLKPGDVFVHRNIANVIHAGDLSSSAVIEYAVRYLQVKHVVLCGHTSCGGVAAALGNKQLGILDPWLLPLRQLRARHLDLLNSLPADEANLKLVELNVLEGVKLLKEKNVILEAVQDRGLQVHGLIYDVGSGVLREMDIDEPEEELKARLTSFKTDV, translated from the exons ATGACCGACGGCACTTTCGGGGCTCCGGTGAGACCCTCACGTGGTGGATGTTTGCACTGTTTGCAGGCCTGGAAGTGGCAGGAGAATCTCCCCCGGATTCCggcggggagaaggaaaggagtGCCCCTTTGCCAGCTCAGATTACTCCATAGCATCCAAATCCAACTATCCGACCGTAATATCATTGCAAACCCTCCCTCAAATCATTTCTCTCCCGCATCAGCTATCATGGCGTCGACCACTAGCACAG ATCGCTTCACCTCTGCTCTGCATCAGAACAAGGATTGGGCAGCGCAGATTGCCAAGGAGGACCCTTCGCTCTTCCCTACACTCGCGGTCGGCCAGCACCCGGAGATCCTCTGGATTGGCTGCTCTGATTCTCGATGCCCTGAGACCACCCTTCTTGGTCTCAAGCCGGGCGACGTCTTTGTTCACCGCAATATCGCCAATGTCATCCATGCCGGCGACCTCAGCTCTTCAGCCGTGATCGAGTATGCTGTCCGCTACCTGCAGGTCAAGCACGTAGTCCTCTGTGGCCACACCAGCtgcggtggtgttgctgcAGCACTGGGTAACAAACAACTGGGTATTCTTGACCCCTGGCTGCTGCCTTTGCGCCAGCTCCGTGCGAGACACCTGGATCTGCTGAACTCGCTGCCGGCCGACGAAGCCAACCTTAAGCTGGTGGAATTGAATGTTCTGGAGGGTGTCAAActgttgaaggagaagaatgtAATCCTGGAAGCCGTACAGGATCGGGGTCTTCAGGTTCACGGGTTGATATATGATGTTGGCAGCGGTGTTCTTCGAGAGATGGACATTGATGAGCCGGAGGAGGAACTCAAGGCGCGCCTAACATCGTTCAAGACCGACGTCTAG